The following are encoded in a window of Flavobacterium sp. WC2421 genomic DNA:
- a CDS encoding ComEC/Rec2 family competence protein encodes MKVLQFPLARITFGFILGILVAFYAKPDINYLLGLLFLSFSLFIVSYFTHKRTIYFGICTYLFVVCLGTITQTVHTDSYQKNNYIHNVSAFEKPQLITLIIREQLKKTNFNDRYIAIINQIGSEKNSGKIIVNLPKDSLNHTFETGSCLQIKGVLIRNKNPDNPNQFDYGNYLEQKQIYAQLYADTEAITIGSVFKKDIWYYISKLRNSIIHNLEKNNFHKKELSVAIALIMGQRQDISPQIIQEYQYAGAIHILSVSGLHVGFILLFLTFILKPIPNTKKGALLKLVIIITCLWIFALIAGLSPSIVRSVTMFSFVAIGYHLRRSVNIYHTLLVSILLILLFQPSFLFDVGFQLSYVALFFIIWFQPLLASLWLPKQKLHKYIWGALTVSFAAQIGTLPLSIYYFHQFPGLFFITNLIIMPLLSFIMVVGVLVMILAAFDYVPLLLVKPLEWSIYYLNKIITTIASFEEFVIHDIPLNFYFLLSSYLLIIASIIWFKKPNFNKLILVLISIIAFQVSYIKTKWDVQNQNEWIVFNQKRKTIIVERHGEKATLFTNDTKIKPKNNTILKSYLVGNFSDVKNNEKLKNLAYFHRNKILILDSLGLYPKDIRPDIVILIQSPKINIDRMLAILKPKIIVADGSNYKKIQNNWKESCLKQKIPFHATAEKGFFKLN; translated from the coding sequence ATGAAAGTACTGCAATTCCCTTTGGCCCGAATTACTTTTGGATTTATTCTAGGAATACTAGTTGCATTTTATGCCAAACCAGATATAAATTATCTTCTTGGATTGCTCTTTCTTTCCTTTTCCCTTTTTATTGTTAGCTACTTCACTCATAAAAGAACGATTTATTTCGGAATATGCACTTACTTATTCGTAGTATGCTTAGGAACAATTACTCAGACAGTCCATACCGATTCGTATCAAAAAAACAATTATATTCATAACGTTTCTGCTTTTGAAAAGCCACAACTGATAACACTTATCATCCGAGAGCAATTAAAAAAAACCAATTTTAACGACCGTTACATTGCAATAATAAATCAAATAGGCTCCGAAAAAAACTCGGGTAAAATAATAGTAAACCTACCTAAAGACAGTTTGAACCACACATTTGAAACGGGATCTTGCCTTCAAATTAAAGGCGTTTTAATTCGAAACAAAAATCCTGACAATCCCAATCAGTTTGATTACGGTAACTATTTAGAGCAAAAACAGATTTATGCCCAACTTTATGCTGATACCGAAGCCATAACTATTGGCTCTGTTTTTAAAAAAGACATTTGGTACTACATATCCAAATTGAGAAATAGCATAATTCACAATTTAGAAAAAAATAATTTCCACAAAAAAGAACTCAGTGTAGCTATTGCCTTAATAATGGGGCAGAGACAAGACATCTCACCCCAAATTATACAAGAATACCAATATGCAGGCGCAATCCATATTTTGTCGGTATCAGGACTTCATGTTGGTTTTATTTTGCTATTCCTAACTTTTATCCTTAAACCAATTCCAAATACAAAAAAAGGTGCTTTATTAAAATTAGTAATTATCATAACATGCTTATGGATTTTTGCCCTAATTGCAGGTTTGTCCCCATCGATTGTACGATCTGTAACCATGTTTTCCTTTGTAGCCATTGGATATCATTTAAGAAGATCCGTTAATATCTATCATACTTTACTAGTTTCTATATTACTGATACTTCTTTTTCAACCTTCCTTTTTATTTGATGTCGGTTTTCAACTGAGTTATGTCGCGTTGTTTTTTATTATCTGGTTTCAACCCCTATTAGCCTCCTTATGGTTGCCAAAGCAAAAGTTACATAAATATATTTGGGGAGCACTTACCGTTTCATTTGCTGCACAAATTGGAACCTTGCCTTTGAGCATCTATTACTTTCATCAATTTCCTGGCTTATTTTTTATAACAAATCTAATAATTATGCCCTTATTGAGTTTCATCATGGTAGTAGGGGTTTTGGTCATGATATTGGCTGCTTTTGATTATGTTCCTTTATTATTAGTAAAACCATTAGAATGGAGTATCTATTATTTAAATAAAATAATCACCACCATCGCTTCATTTGAAGAATTTGTAATTCATGACATTCCACTTAATTTTTATTTCTTATTAAGTTCTTACCTTCTAATAATTGCAAGTATTATTTGGTTCAAAAAACCAAATTTCAACAAATTAATCCTTGTACTAATTTCAATCATTGCTTTTCAAGTTTCATATATAAAAACAAAATGGGACGTTCAAAATCAAAACGAATGGATTGTTTTTAACCAAAAAAGAAAAACAATAATTGTAGAACGCCATGGAGAAAAGGCAACACTATTTACAAATGACACTAAAATAAAACCCAAAAACAACACTATACTTAAGTCTTACTTAGTAGGTAACTTTAGTGATGTAAAAAACAATGAAAAGCTAAAAAACCTAGCTTATTTTCACAGAAATAAAATTCTAATACTAGACAGTTTAGGATTGTACCCAAAAGACATAAGACCTGATATAGTTATTCTTATTCAATCACCAAAAATCAATATAGATCGAATGTTAGCCATTCTAAAACCAAAAATTATAGTGGCAGATGGATCAAACTATAAAAAAATTCAAAATAACTGGAAAGAAAGTTGCTTAAAGCAAAAAATCCCTTTCCACGCTACTGCCGAAAAGGGATTTTTTAAACTAAATTGA
- a CDS encoding peptide MFS transporter yields MSNTTTVDHSKSTLFGHPIGLFILFFTEMWERFSYYGMRALLVLYMTTETLGDARGPGLGWTSQEALALYGWYTMLVYVMSIPGGMIADKLLGQKKAVLLGAVILCIGHGVLVLTDTWAFYTGLGLVILGVGLLKPNISTMVGGLYAQGDIRRDKGFSIFYIGINTGSLLATMVIGFVVAQWGWHAGFGLAGIAMVLGLVVYLWGQKYLTHVGNLEVQETAVVDESSYGLLFKNLLKSKTQLFITGILTVVSVFGWYSLGWGFGLLFVFLTVIAALMMMIYKELDSQKDKDRFLVLLLSFIMVIIFWGAYEQAGGLMNLYADSKTDRMLLGMQVPTVMFQSLNAGFIIIFAAIVASYWAKRKLKGKEASSIFKMAIGIVIMGFGFLFMVFATMEFEKVGSSSMLWLVMAYLFHTIGELCISPVALSFITKLSPVKYASLMMGVYFAATGLGNKVAGIIGESASELGEYAVFLGILVFTIIIGALFLMLLKPLKRLTHGAEDNEK; encoded by the coding sequence ATGTCAAACACCACTACAGTAGATCATTCTAAATCGACCTTATTCGGACATCCAATTGGGTTGTTTATATTGTTTTTCACCGAAATGTGGGAGCGTTTTTCCTATTATGGAATGAGAGCTTTGCTGGTTTTGTATATGACAACAGAAACATTGGGAGATGCAAGAGGACCAGGTTTAGGATGGACTAGTCAAGAAGCGTTGGCTTTATACGGTTGGTACACAATGTTAGTCTATGTGATGTCTATTCCAGGAGGAATGATTGCTGATAAATTATTGGGACAAAAGAAAGCCGTTTTATTAGGTGCAGTAATCCTTTGTATTGGACATGGTGTTTTGGTACTAACAGATACATGGGCTTTTTATACAGGGTTAGGTTTGGTAATCTTAGGAGTTGGGTTGTTAAAACCTAATATATCAACTATGGTAGGTGGGTTATATGCTCAAGGAGACATAAGAAGAGATAAAGGATTTAGTATTTTCTATATTGGGATTAATACAGGTTCACTACTAGCAACTATGGTAATTGGATTTGTTGTTGCTCAATGGGGATGGCATGCTGGTTTTGGATTAGCAGGAATTGCGATGGTATTGGGATTAGTTGTTTACTTATGGGGTCAAAAATACTTAACGCATGTGGGAAATCTTGAGGTTCAAGAGACTGCTGTAGTTGACGAAAGTTCATATGGTTTACTTTTTAAAAATTTATTGAAATCAAAAACACAATTGTTTATTACAGGAATTCTTACTGTAGTTTCTGTTTTTGGATGGTATAGTTTAGGTTGGGGGTTTGGATTGTTGTTTGTTTTTTTAACAGTAATCGCTGCTTTAATGATGATGATTTACAAAGAATTAGATTCGCAAAAAGATAAAGATCGTTTTTTAGTTTTACTTCTTTCCTTTATTATGGTGATTATTTTCTGGGGTGCTTATGAGCAAGCTGGAGGATTAATGAACTTATATGCTGATTCAAAAACAGATAGAATGCTTTTAGGAATGCAGGTTCCTACGGTTATGTTCCAAAGTTTAAATGCAGGGTTTATCATTATATTTGCAGCTATTGTAGCATCTTATTGGGCTAAACGTAAATTAAAAGGAAAAGAAGCTTCTTCAATTTTCAAAATGGCAATTGGTATTGTAATCATGGGATTTGGATTTTTATTCATGGTTTTTGCTACCATGGAATTTGAAAAAGTAGGTTCGTCAAGTATGTTATGGTTGGTTATGGCTTATTTATTTCATACCATCGGGGAATTATGTATTTCTCCAGTGGCTTTATCATTTATAACCAAACTATCGCCTGTTAAATATGCTTCATTAATGATGGGTGTCTATTTTGCAGCGACTGGGCTAGGAAATAAAGTGGCTGGTATCATTGGTGAATCAGCAAGTGAATTAGGAGAATACGCTGTGTTTTTAGGAATCTTAGTTTTTACTATTATAATTGGTGCGTTGTTTTTAATGTTATTAAAACCATTAAAACGATTAACTCATGGGGCAGAGGATAACGAAAAATAA
- a CDS encoding peptide MFS transporter: MSQNTKDEFFENNVLGHPAGLFVLFFTEMWERFSYYGMRALLVLFLTTSLIKGGWAWSVEDALGLYGTYTMSVYFTPVIGGFLADKYLGYRWAVILGALAMTLGHASMAVETPLFLYIGIGCLIIGNGLFKPNMTSIISNAYDGHEEKKDGAFSLYYMGVNAGAFLGIMLCGYIGEKISWSWGFGLAGIFMFFGMLQFYFTQNIFGDIGLKPTAASKQESKDKAAKENTTPKVIRDRIIAVIIFSIFTVFFWAAFEQAGGSMTIFAEKFTQRELFGSNASIFKIADTLLTIIPLLIITYVLIKLFSKTFKKYSTGNLILSLSFVIIWGIVLWKVMREYNSPETEVPATWFGILNSLFIVVFAPIFSKWWESKYNLSGPMKFGLGLTLLGLGFGFLAYGSMGIDTDSVVRVSMFWLIAAYLFHTLGELCISPVGLSYVSKLVPASWIGIMFGVYYLFIGMGNKLAGSMGGMIETITAQYSLTTFFLIFTIVPVGAGLLMVLLSPLMKKLMHGVK, encoded by the coding sequence ATGAGTCAAAATACTAAAGATGAGTTTTTCGAAAATAATGTTTTAGGACATCCGGCAGGGCTGTTTGTGTTATTTTTTACTGAAATGTGGGAGCGTTTTTCTTATTATGGAATGCGTGCTTTATTGGTTTTGTTTTTAACTACATCTCTTATTAAAGGAGGATGGGCTTGGAGTGTTGAAGATGCTTTGGGTTTATACGGTACCTATACAATGTCTGTTTATTTTACGCCTGTTATTGGTGGTTTTTTGGCTGATAAATATTTAGGGTATAGATGGGCAGTTATTTTAGGTGCGTTGGCAATGACTTTGGGTCATGCTTCTATGGCAGTCGAGACACCTTTATTTTTATATATTGGTATTGGATGTCTAATTATAGGTAATGGTTTATTTAAACCAAATATGACTTCTATAATCTCAAATGCTTATGATGGGCACGAAGAAAAAAAAGATGGTGCTTTCTCTTTATATTATATGGGAGTTAATGCTGGTGCTTTTTTAGGAATCATGCTTTGTGGTTATATAGGAGAAAAAATATCTTGGAGTTGGGGATTTGGTTTAGCGGGTATATTTATGTTTTTCGGAATGTTGCAATTCTATTTTACCCAAAATATTTTTGGCGATATTGGTTTAAAACCAACAGCTGCTTCTAAACAAGAATCAAAAGATAAAGCAGCGAAAGAGAATACAACACCAAAAGTCATTCGAGACAGAATTATTGCTGTAATCATTTTTTCTATTTTTACTGTTTTCTTTTGGGCAGCATTTGAACAAGCTGGAGGGTCAATGACCATTTTTGCTGAAAAATTTACCCAAAGAGAATTATTTGGAAGCAATGCTTCCATTTTTAAAATTGCGGATACCTTATTGACGATTATACCGTTATTGATTATAACTTATGTATTGATTAAATTGTTTTCTAAAACGTTTAAGAAATACTCTACGGGAAATCTTATACTTTCTTTAAGTTTTGTAATCATTTGGGGAATCGTACTTTGGAAAGTAATGAGAGAATATAATTCGCCAGAAACAGAAGTACCAGCCACTTGGTTCGGAATTTTAAACTCCTTATTTATTGTTGTTTTTGCCCCTATTTTTTCTAAATGGTGGGAAAGTAAATACAATCTTTCTGGACCGATGAAATTTGGTTTAGGACTTACTTTACTAGGGTTGGGATTCGGGTTTTTAGCATATGGAAGTATGGGTATTGATACTGATTCTGTTGTTAGGGTAAGTATGTTTTGGTTGATAGCAGCGTATTTGTTTCATACATTAGGTGAATTATGTATTTCTCCTGTAGGATTGTCTTATGTTAGTAAGTTGGTTCCTGCAAGTTGGATTGGAATTATGTTTGGAGTTTACTACTTGTTTATTGGTATGGGAAATAAATTAGCAGGTTCCATGGGAGGTATGATTGAAACCATTACAGCGCAATATAGCTTAACTACTTTTTTCCTTATTTTTACAATTGTTCCTGTAGGAGCAGGGTTATTGATGGTGCTATTGTCTCCATTAATGAAAAAATTAATGCACGGAGTAAAGTAG
- a CDS encoding peptide MFS transporter, producing the protein MNTISPTLEEIQNFEGKYPKQLWYLFMVEMWERFCFYGMRGVLTFFMVDQLFLKDDAANLQYGAIQAFVYAFTFIGGIFADKILGFRKSLFFGGIIMILGNLLIAYSPQELFYYGIAFSIIGTGFFKPNISSMVGELYHESDHRRDAGYGMFYAGINIGGLLGGALCIYLGKYYSWRLCFLSAAVVMILGLFTFLFTKKHLGPIGNSPLFLLDASKRKMQEIAVYIGSLVCIPFIFIMVKNTDYTDYFMYTIGVIALLYFAFEVINLKQITLQKKLLAAFLFVFFYFLFNAIFEQSGGSLSLFAKDNLNDSLLFFKIDPNVVNNSSNSLFVIIFSPLVGLLWLWLAKKKIEPNTVIKFGIGFLFLGLSFYIFYYTRFFADVNGITSLNVFTFAYLITTLGELCLGPIGMSIITKLSPKRLFGMMMGLWFLASAFGQFAAGKLGAEMSRGNNGATLVTKLQSYTEGYYELAIYSIIAGVILIFSAPIIKKLMQEVK; encoded by the coding sequence ATGAATACGATAAGTCCAACTTTAGAAGAGATTCAAAACTTTGAAGGCAAGTACCCAAAACAATTGTGGTATTTGTTTATGGTAGAGATGTGGGAACGGTTTTGTTTTTATGGAATGCGGGGAGTTTTGACCTTCTTTATGGTCGATCAACTTTTTTTAAAAGATGATGCTGCCAATTTACAATATGGAGCCATTCAGGCTTTTGTGTATGCATTTACTTTTATTGGTGGTATTTTTGCCGATAAGATTTTAGGATTTAGAAAGTCTTTGTTCTTTGGAGGTATTATTATGATATTAGGCAATTTGCTTATTGCTTATTCTCCTCAAGAGTTATTTTATTATGGGATTGCTTTTTCAATTATTGGGACTGGGTTTTTTAAACCAAATATTTCTTCCATGGTCGGAGAATTATATCATGAGAGTGATCATCGTAGAGATGCTGGTTATGGAATGTTTTATGCAGGAATAAATATAGGAGGACTTTTAGGAGGTGCTTTGTGTATTTATTTAGGTAAATATTATTCTTGGAGACTGTGTTTTTTATCTGCTGCGGTAGTAATGATTCTGGGTCTTTTTACCTTTTTATTTACTAAAAAACATCTTGGTCCCATTGGAAATTCTCCTTTATTCCTTTTGGATGCATCCAAAAGGAAAATGCAAGAAATTGCTGTATATATTGGTTCGTTAGTATGCATACCCTTCATATTTATAATGGTAAAAAACACGGATTATACAGACTACTTTATGTATACCATTGGTGTTATTGCTCTTTTATACTTTGCTTTTGAAGTTATTAATTTAAAGCAAATTACCCTACAAAAAAAGCTTTTAGCTGCTTTCCTATTTGTGTTTTTCTATTTTTTGTTTAATGCAATTTTTGAACAAAGTGGCGGTTCTCTTTCTCTTTTTGCAAAAGATAATCTTAATGACAGCTTGTTATTCTTTAAGATTGACCCAAATGTGGTCAATAATAGTTCGAATTCATTATTTGTAATTATATTTAGCCCTTTAGTAGGGCTGTTGTGGTTGTGGTTAGCCAAAAAGAAAATAGAACCTAATACGGTAATTAAGTTTGGAATCGGTTTTTTGTTTCTAGGATTGTCATTCTATATCTTTTATTACACTCGCTTTTTTGCTGATGTAAACGGGATCACATCATTGAACGTATTTACATTTGCTTACTTAATCACAACATTAGGAGAACTATGCTTAGGACCGATAGGAATGTCAATAATTACAAAACTTTCTCCTAAACGACTTTTTGGAATGATGATGGGATTGTGGTTTTTGGCTAGTGCTTTTGGGCAGTTTGCAGCGGGTAAATTAGGTGCGGAAATGTCTAGAGGAAATAATGGAGCAACTTTAGTAACAAAGCTTCAGTCCTATACCGAAGGATATTATGAATTAGCCATATATTCTATTATAGCGGGAGTCATCTTAATTTTCTCGGCTCCAATTATTAAAAAATTAATGCAAGAAGTTAAATAA
- a CDS encoding hydroxymethylglutaryl-CoA reductase, degradative encodes MNNAVAGFSKLSKQEKINWIAKEYFSTPSEAIELLKNYWNTDEKIQKLHDEFIENTITNFYIPLGVAPNFLINGKYSTIPMAIEESSVVAAASKSAKFWSTRGGFKATIINNEKNGQVHFIYKGDESKLTLFFAQVKSKFFSDTETITKNMQKRGGGILDIQLNDKTNLLDNYFQLHATFDTKDSMGANFINSCLEQFAKTLKEEAITYELFTETEKDIQVIMSILSNYVPNCIVRAEVSCPIEDLEEKHIENPQAFAERFVQAVQIAEVEPYRAVTHNKGIMNGIDAVVLATGNDFRAVEAGIHAYAAKSGQYSSLSHAKVENGIFTFWLEVPLALGTVGGLTSLHPLVKLSLEMLENPSAQELMQFVAVAGLAQNFAALRSLTTTGIQDGHMKMHLNNILNQFDANENERITIRKHFKHHAISHSAVVDYIETLRK; translated from the coding sequence ATGAATAACGCCGTTGCAGGATTTTCTAAATTATCCAAACAAGAAAAAATAAACTGGATTGCCAAAGAATACTTTTCAACTCCGTCAGAAGCAATCGAATTGCTGAAAAATTATTGGAATACGGATGAAAAAATACAGAAATTACATGATGAATTCATAGAAAACACCATAACCAATTTTTATATCCCACTTGGAGTTGCCCCTAATTTCTTAATCAACGGAAAATACAGCACCATCCCAATGGCAATTGAAGAAAGTTCGGTAGTTGCTGCAGCATCAAAATCAGCTAAATTTTGGTCCACTCGTGGCGGCTTCAAAGCAACTATTATTAATAATGAAAAGAATGGACAAGTTCACTTTATCTATAAAGGAGACGAATCTAAATTAACCTTGTTTTTTGCGCAAGTGAAATCTAAATTTTTCTCAGATACCGAAACCATCACCAAAAACATGCAAAAAAGAGGTGGTGGAATTCTTGACATTCAACTAAATGACAAAACTAATTTACTTGATAATTACTTTCAACTTCACGCGACTTTTGACACAAAAGACAGTATGGGAGCCAACTTCATCAATTCTTGTTTAGAGCAATTTGCTAAAACCTTAAAAGAAGAAGCTATAACCTACGAATTGTTTACAGAAACAGAGAAAGACATTCAGGTGATCATGAGTATCCTTTCTAACTATGTACCCAACTGTATCGTTCGTGCCGAAGTTTCATGCCCAATTGAAGATCTAGAAGAAAAACATATAGAAAACCCTCAAGCTTTTGCAGAACGATTTGTACAAGCGGTTCAAATTGCCGAAGTAGAACCCTATCGTGCTGTTACCCATAATAAAGGAATCATGAACGGAATTGATGCCGTTGTACTGGCAACAGGAAACGATTTTAGAGCTGTGGAAGCGGGAATACATGCTTATGCAGCAAAATCTGGTCAATATTCCAGTTTATCTCATGCTAAAGTGGAGAACGGTATTTTTACTTTTTGGCTAGAAGTCCCACTTGCATTAGGAACTGTAGGCGGACTAACTTCACTTCATCCATTAGTCAAACTATCATTAGAAATGCTGGAAAACCCTTCAGCACAAGAACTAATGCAGTTTGTAGCCGTTGCTGGATTGGCACAAAACTTTGCCGCCTTGCGCTCCTTGACTACAACAGGCATACAAGATGGTCATATGAAAATGCATTTAAATAATATTTTAAATCAATTTGATGCTAATGAAAATGAACGAATCACTATTAGAAAGCATTTTAAACACCACGCCATTTCACACAGCGCAGTGGTTGATTATATAGAAACATTACGAAAATAA
- a CDS encoding S9 family peptidase, giving the protein MKSKQFSILFLFLCFTVFGQQKINVTEIYNGTFRAKGMDELQSMKNSNQYTVLNLDHANRSMQIDLYDFASLKKTATLIDTKDHADLPMIDSYTFDASEKMILLACNTNQIFRHSFTADYYLYNTTNKELTKLFDFQIQEPSFSPDGNKIAYAKDNNLFVYELATKKTTQITTDGKKNAIINGITDWVYEEEFAFVKAFDWSKDSKKLAYIRFDESEVPEFSMSIFGKELYPTIETFKYPKPGEKNSVVSLHVYDATLNATKEINLGKYNDFYIARMQWTNDANVLSAQVLNRHQDNLDLLFVDGTTGTTKVVLNEKDKAYVDVTDNLTFLKDNSFIWTSEKDGFNHIYVYDKNGKLKNQVTKGNWEVTSYYGFDEKTSTIFYQSTENGSINRAVYSIALNGKNKKVLSNEVGTNDATLSPNFQYYINTFSSATQPTRYTLNDAKSGKQLQVIEDNKALASRLEKYDLPSKEFFVLKTEKGNELNAWIMKPKDFDATKKYPVFMIQYSGPGSQQVVNGWGSSNEYWFMMLTQQGYIVACVDGRGTGFKGAAFKKVTQLQLGKYEVEDQIDAAKVIGNYNYVDKSRIGIFGWSYGGFMASNCLFKGNDTFKMAIAVAPVTNWRFYDSIYTERYLQTPQENASGYDDNSPINYVDRLKGKFLLIHGSGDDNVHVQNSMQMMEALIQANKQFDSQIYPDKNHGIYGGMTRIQLFNKMTNFIKENL; this is encoded by the coding sequence ATGAAATCTAAACAATTTTCGATCTTATTTTTATTTTTGTGTTTCACTGTTTTTGGACAACAAAAAATAAATGTTACTGAAATTTATAACGGAACTTTTCGTGCCAAAGGAATGGACGAATTGCAATCTATGAAAAATTCAAATCAATATACCGTTTTGAATTTGGATCACGCAAACAGAAGCATGCAAATTGATTTGTATGATTTTGCTAGCTTGAAAAAAACAGCAACTTTAATTGATACTAAAGATCACGCAGATTTGCCAATGATCGACAGTTATACTTTTGATGCTTCGGAAAAAATGATTTTGTTAGCCTGTAACACGAATCAAATTTTTCGTCATTCTTTTACAGCGGATTATTATTTATATAATACGACTAACAAAGAATTGACTAAGTTGTTTGATTTTCAAATTCAAGAGCCATCATTCTCTCCTGATGGTAATAAAATAGCTTATGCAAAAGACAACAATCTTTTTGTCTATGAATTGGCAACAAAGAAAACGACTCAAATTACTACCGATGGTAAGAAAAACGCCATTATAAATGGAATTACGGACTGGGTTTATGAGGAAGAATTTGCTTTTGTAAAAGCATTTGACTGGAGTAAAGACAGTAAAAAACTAGCTTATATCCGTTTTGATGAAAGTGAAGTTCCTGAATTCTCGATGTCCATCTTTGGAAAAGAGTTGTATCCTACTATTGAAACGTTTAAATATCCAAAACCAGGTGAAAAAAATTCAGTAGTGTCGTTACATGTATATGATGCTACTTTAAATGCAACTAAAGAAATCAATCTAGGAAAATACAATGATTTTTATATTGCTCGCATGCAATGGACAAATGATGCTAATGTATTATCGGCTCAGGTTTTAAATCGTCACCAAGATAATTTAGATTTATTATTTGTTGATGGAACAACGGGAACGACTAAAGTGGTTTTGAATGAAAAAGACAAAGCATACGTTGATGTTACTGATAATCTAACTTTCTTGAAAGATAATAGCTTTATTTGGACTAGTGAAAAAGATGGCTTCAACCATATTTATGTTTATGATAAAAATGGAAAGTTGAAAAACCAAGTGACCAAAGGGAATTGGGAAGTGACTTCTTATTATGGTTTTGATGAAAAAACAAGTACTATTTTTTATCAGTCTACAGAGAATGGTTCAATCAATAGAGCAGTGTACAGTATTGCTTTAAATGGGAAAAATAAAAAAGTTTTGTCGAATGAAGTAGGGACAAATGATGCGACATTGAGTCCTAATTTTCAATATTATATCAATACATTCTCTAGTGCAACACAACCTACAAGATATACGTTAAACGACGCCAAGTCTGGTAAACAGTTGCAGGTTATAGAAGATAATAAAGCATTGGCTTCAAGATTGGAAAAATATGATTTGCCTAGCAAAGAGTTTTTTGTTCTTAAAACGGAAAAAGGGAATGAGTTGAATGCTTGGATAATGAAACCAAAAGATTTTGATGCTACAAAGAAGTATCCTGTTTTTATGATTCAATATTCTGGTCCAGGTTCACAACAGGTTGTAAACGGATGGGGAAGCTCTAATGAATATTGGTTTATGATGTTGACTCAACAAGGATATATTGTTGCTTGTGTTGACGGAAGAGGTACTGGCTTCAAAGGTGCCGCTTTCAAAAAAGTAACTCAGTTACAGTTAGGTAAATATGAGGTTGAAGATCAAATTGATGCCGCTAAAGTAATAGGGAATTACAATTATGTAGATAAATCTAGAATTGGAATATTTGGATGGTCTTATGGTGGATTTATGGCTTCTAACTGTCTTTTTAAAGGGAATGATACTTTTAAAATGGCAATTGCAGTTGCACCAGTAACAAACTGGAGATTTTATGATAGTATATACACCGAAAGATATTTGCAAACTCCACAAGAAAATGCAAGTGGATACGATGATAATTCACCAATTAATTATGTGGATAGACTAAAAGGGAAGTTTCTTTTAATTCACGGAAGCGGAGATGATAATGTACACGTTCAAAATTCTATGCAAATGATGGAAGCTTTAATTCAAGCGAACAAACAATTTGATTCACAAATTTATCCAGATAAAAACCACGGGATTTACGGTGGAATGACTAGAATACAGTTATTCAATAAAATGACTAACTTTATCAAAGAAAATCTATAA
- a CDS encoding thioredoxin family protein, protein MKNIYLIAVFFIGIVATQAQDLKWHTDVKEAIAIGNKEHKPLLLFFTGSDWCGWCIRLQKEVLLTPEFAKWAKENVVLVELDYPRRTPQTPEIKKQNNDLQQAFAIQGFPTIHFANGIDKDGKVNFEGLGSTGYVPGGPTAWLAVADGIIKKK, encoded by the coding sequence ATGAAAAATATATATTTAATTGCAGTATTCTTTATAGGAATTGTTGCTACACAAGCACAAGATTTGAAATGGCATACAGATGTTAAAGAAGCTATTGCTATTGGAAATAAAGAACACAAACCTTTACTATTGTTTTTTACGGGTAGTGATTGGTGTGGATGGTGTATCCGTTTGCAAAAAGAAGTTTTGTTAACTCCTGAATTTGCAAAATGGGCCAAAGAAAACGTTGTTTTAGTTGAATTAGATTATCCAAGAAGAACACCTCAGACTCCTGAAATAAAGAAACAAAATAATGATTTACAACAAGCTTTTGCTATTCAAGGATTTCCTACTATTCATTTTGCTAACGGTATTGACAAAGATGGTAAAGTGAACTTTGAAGGTTTAGGAAGTACTGGATATGTTCCTGGAGGCCCTACTGCTTGGCTTGCAGTAGCAGATGGAATCATTAAAAAAAAATAA